From a region of the Arachis ipaensis cultivar K30076 chromosome B09, Araip1.1, whole genome shotgun sequence genome:
- the LOC107615743 gene encoding uncharacterized protein LOC107615743 — translation MKFNTKWDFKEAVREYTIQEERRIKFKKNDRKRVRTICKVKECKWVIYASRDYEDSCWQVKTFMDDHTCPREDKNRDANRNWVASKLVKKVRKYPNFRHYDVTTFFKTKYDLSLNRNSISRALSDTRNVVYGDEKAQYAMLRDYGLTLLKTNSGSTVQICTTPQPHGDQSWRRYRIWRPNIVSFGQDANHHIYVIAWTIVNVENKDNWKWFLELLHQDLRDYKTHGWCFIFDMQKSGSIMVHGVKVKDCYGESLCVLTHHGYAVSISVAGFDSSHKGGDV, via the exons ATGAAATTTAATACCAAATGGGACTTCAAAGAGGCTGTGAGGGAGTACACCATCCAAGAGGAAAGGCGTATCAAGTTTAAgaaaaatgatagaaaaagagtAAGGACAATATGTAAAGTCAAAGAATGTAAATGGGTGATTTATGCCTCAAGGGACTATGAGGACAGCTGCTGGCAAGTGAAGACTTTCATGGATGATCATACTTGTCCTAGAGAGGATAAGAATAGGGATGCAAACCGAAACTGGGTTGCAAGTAAGCTGGTAAAGAAAGTGAGGAAGTATCCTAACTTTAGACATTATGATGTTACAACATTCTTCAAGACAAAGTATGATCTATCCCTCAATAGGAATTCAATTTCAAGAGCACTGAGTGATACTAGAAATGTGGTTTATGGGGATGAGAAGGCACAATATGCTATGTTGAGAGACTACGGCCTTACTTTACTCAAGACCAATTCAGGATCAACTGTTCAAATTTGCACAACTCCACAGCCACATGGGGACCAATCTTGGAGAAGAT accGTATTTGGAGGCCAAATATTGTCAGCTTCGGGCAAGATGCTAATCACCACATCTACGTGATTGCATGGACAATTGTGAACGTCGAGAATAAAGATAATTGGAAGTGGTTCTTGGAATTGTTGCATCAAGACCTTAGAGACTACAAGACACACGGGTGGTGTTTTATTTTTGATATGCAAAAG TCAGGGTCTATTATGGTGCATGGGGTGAAAGTTAAGGACTGTTATGGTGAATCATTATGTGTTCTCACTCACCATGGCTATGCTGTCTCAATTTCTGTTGCAGGGTTTGATTCCAGCCATAAGGGAGGTGATGTTTAA